Genomic DNA from Deltaproteobacteria bacterium:
ATCAGATAAGAATTGTACGTTGACCCACGATGAGTGGACAGTTCATGGCCATGAAAAAGCCTTAGGCCCCAGTCCACCACCCCTACCCAATAAACGCCCTTCGTTAGTTCTGTTACCATCGAATGACCCTCCTCTGACTTCTGAAAGATTTCATTGGCATAACCTAAAAATCATCCAACTTATAATAAAAGGTTATTTAATGTTTCATACCTTACTCCTTGCTCCGAACTCAAAACTTTGAATCTCAAATTCATCTTTGGGCAATTGACCCAGTAGCTTTGATAAATTTTTGAATCGCTCCGAAGTAATGTTCCGCGCCAAGGAACATCACGCCGTTATGGTCCGCTTGGGGGATAATGACCAGTTCTTTTTTCGGTGTCCCCAGATAGGTCCATAGGTCCCTGGCCTCCTGCAGGGGGACAAGATTATCGAATTCTCCATGAATGATTAGGGATGGCAGAGAAATTTTGCGGATCATGGCCAGCCGTTCGTTTTCGATAGGCTCCAAGGCAATTCCCCGGGAGGGAAGGCCCAAATGTTTGATCAACCGAGTCACGCTGGCGAAGCCACTTTCAATGATCAATCCTTGTATTTGATCTGAATAGTGGTATCCGAGTTCAAGAGCGGAAATACTGCCCATGGACCTTCCCATGATCCATAAATCCCCTTGAAAACTTTTTTGGGAAAGTCCCTTTTTTACGGCTCCGAAGAGAAGATGAGCATCCTGTACCAGGGTGGTGAACGTCGGCCGGCCACCGCTGGCACCATACCCGCGATAATCGGCAACCGCGAGGTTAACCCCGATCTGGTGATAAAGGGGGGCGATGTCGTCGTAATCGCTGACCACTTCCCCATTGCCGTGAAAGAATAAAATCCAGTGGTTGATTTTATCCTGAAGATAAAATCGGCAGTGGACAGAAATGCCTTCGTCCACGCGTATAAAAAGGTCGAAGGTTCCTTTCGGACTTGGGGTGAAGTCTCTCCGGGGATAAAAAAGGAGTCCTAAGAGGGGGGATTGGTCAATTGCCGAATAATCAGTCATAAGAGTTCCTTCTCATAACTTTAGGTACTTTAGATCACTTTAGCCCACTTATAATTTAAACTTTCCTTTATAGTACGTCTCGCGAACGCTTTTGGCTTTTTCCGTGGCCCATTTTTCCAGGCCCATTTTTTTAATCAGGCCCAGGTTAAACACTTTCGTATTATGCGGCCTCTCTGCCGCCATGTCCGCATAAGGATGGAGGTGATCGCAAGGAAAATCGGAACAGTCCGAACAAAAAAGAATTCCTTTTTTAGCAATGCATTTATAAACGTTGCAGGGTTGGGTCATGTTAACGGCCTTGATGGTTCCGTTTTCATTGCGGCATCCC
This window encodes:
- a CDS encoding alpha/beta hydrolase yields the protein MTDYSAIDQSPLLGLLFYPRRDFTPSPKGTFDLFIRVDEGISVHCRFYLQDKINHWILFFHGNGEVVSDYDDIAPLYHQIGVNLAVADYRGYGASGGRPTFTTLVQDAHLLFGAVKKGLSQKSFQGDLWIMGRSMGSISALELGYHYSDQIQGLIIESGFASVTRLIKHLGLPSRGIALEPIENERLAMIRKISLPSLIIHGEFDNLVPLQEARDLWTYLGTPKKELVIIPQADHNGVMFLGAEHYFGAIQKFIKATGSIAQR
- a CDS encoding DUF3795 domain-containing protein, with amino-acid sequence MDYQKMTAPCGLDCFNCPVYLAGGNEKIRMAVAQRLNISPEKAICRGCRNENGTIKAVNMTQPCNVYKCIAKKGILFCSDCSDFPCDHLHPYADMAAERPHNTKVFNLGLIKKMGLEKWATEKAKSVRETYYKGKFKL